A single window of Colletes latitarsis isolate SP2378_abdomen chromosome 11, iyColLati1, whole genome shotgun sequence DNA harbors:
- the Spd-2 gene encoding spindle defective 2 isoform X2 yields the protein MFTPSKPTGANFLDLTLLNTPQPQATSTVQRKNTLESKYLENCNNEITYKQSEIRKDDVVQKPDDSSLGILNNISSFLAEVSNMDDMERQSENKLEAERELARKLLQRCSDLKKTSPIYETNKENNANIQNMSDNVLSSITIDPGQSVCSNKVNFQNENTSHSANNKASSIAFVPNEISARSSGLSRSSEKQLSSLSDKNVNAITFDSTTAELMAQFNNEEFHSASGMASQLLADDLSWQQNYSYALPTAEKEYLNLSCFSGIIGELDLSVESRAGRKVSVDEYFKRKCGAFGELSHDGVERPSLGLSVNSPKRTGQLIPLVDNTIITEGSSAGSFIAKDSAPSIKSNVTKDIEEQSIMSLTCIAQALQDIDNNTPRKLVDQLIMAKKKKKPIQIQDVDKSRDTYTFSPSKRKSMPATPNTKIDNFEKDLELLNLPSKLSLDSKTANEIMAVKHSVPTEFKKEMSSGNLTSTFNQDFKSLLEDSNLSNFHSNNDKKLSPRTSIINVEHNRENKSVNSKNEEVGKNDIKKEENVSYKDKSETFIQDISNLQRSESQLNNVVIGKSTEELCNCIVGMSRETDIELLNKSDRWLICSLSVNQIQGDKKYVKLTLPKDVILIKPDAEQHAKIAVTVVKMSKPIIAVINITVSDMVTRSEWVMKHIICFKPEELNINVLNPSQKREFDFQSIVENSTAVLPVTINNKNSIDVSIKLAILQDEPLVFGLENSNEMQRVIIKPQDTLTMNIQCKGILPKNTKAQRFLQRYEGNLIIQVENGPDDTIMIKEIPLVVQVGICKIQVIDTDLPLILPNKQSKPLTVINAGNMSVTISATFTQDTEIEKATKCFSVQPENICLRPNETGCFFITYKQQNLNVSKMHAKIKLLAASNVYHYSLIGESNACAEAETENFPRCETPQYLSSVSSPSSPNSVTSNKSGISGRNSPLSSVSGSTVAGDKIPIRTTHAALVWNSVKTGKSDIKEFTIRNTSNNKIKIQAVISDNDKNFRFLRERQAVGTTIVLILQGSESRTLSVVFSPHHLGAATGKIIFRHYEPRREDNESRPTKALFLYGYGGYSRVEFFEAFKDTSGKMWLSLGTLNSGGSLNSKIKLQNTGDLCSYVKIKLTPKAVYPTMVSSWQVNPTELLLNPKEIQWVTLEFQPRKEDLALLQRSDVSHVGTVIITHGDEPSRWRIRRLYNKMKETGELNGNENEAFRNILHPICKAFPGEQLMPDINVIRDSVQNLGDLCRGIRQHEILLTMEVCADETLSVLQDNADESQMFYSLCSDNSHVYEGHGESFLPSETFVGNCVHANTSNVTASPSTVILTPPIRTEAIVTIRSSSTVAEPFETCLSNTEYLSVVPTEGMIPTRRDFQLKIQCKTRMERSINAVLEIYTENNKLDVQIKVNVKRP from the exons ATGTTTACACCGTCGAAGCCCACAGGGGCGAATTTCCTGGACCTGACTTTGTTAAACACTCCGCAACCGCAAGCGACTTCGACCGTTCAAAGGAAAAACAC ATTGGAAAGCAAGTATCTCGAGAATTGCAATAATGAAATTACGTATAAACAGTCTGAGATACGGAAGGATGATGTAGTACAAAAACCCGATGATTCGTCTCTGGGTATACTCAATAATATATCTTCCT TTCTAGCCGAAGTGAGTAACATGGATGATATGGAGAGacaaagcgaaaataaattagaagcgGAACGTGAACTTGCCAGGAAACTACTTCAGAGATGCAGTGACTTAAAGAAGACATCTCCTATATATG AGACGAACAAGGAGAACAATGCAAACATTCAAAACATGTCTGACAATGTATTGTCATCGATCACTATTGATCCGGGTCAGTCGGTATGTTCCAACAAAGTGAATTTCCAGAATGAAAATACATCGCATTCGGCGAACAATAAAGCAAGCAGC aTCGCTTTTGTTCCAAACGAGATAAGTGCCCGTTCGTCTGGGTTGAGCAGGAGTTCAGAGAAACAGTTATCATCGTTATCGGATAAAAATGTAAATGCGATTACATTTGATTCGACTACTGCCGAATTAATGGCTCAATTCAACAACGAAGAATTTCATTCTGCTTCTGGGATGGCTAGTCAATTGTTAGCCGACGATCTATCCTGGCAGCAGAATTACTCTTACGCTCTTCCGACCGCCGAAaaggaatatttaaatttatcgtGTTTCTCGGGTATCATCGGTGAACTGGATTTATCAGTAGA ATCTCGTGCCGGGCGCAAAGTATCAGTGGACGAATATTTCAAACGTAAATGTGGAGCATTCGGGGAATTATCGCACGATGGGGTTGAAAGACCGAGTTTAGGACTATCTGTAAATAGTCCTAAAAGAACGGGTCAACTTATACCATTGGTCGATAACACCATAATAACAGAAG GGTCCTCGGCTGGATCATTTATTGCAAAGGATAGCGCTCCATCGATTAAATCAAACGTaacgaaagatatagaagaacagAGCATTATGAGTTTAACTTGCATCGCTCAAGCGTTACAAGATATCGATAACAATACACCGCGAAAATTAGTGGATCAACTTATAAtggcaaagaaaaagaaaaagccaATCCAGATACAAGATGTGGATAAATCTAGAGACACTTACACGTTTTCGCCGTCAAAACGAAAATCTATGCCCGCCACTCCCAATACAAAAATCGATAATTTCGAGAAAGATTTGGAGCTGTTAAATCTTCCATCAAAACTGTCTCTAGATAGTAAGACTGCGAATGAAATAATGGCGGTTAAACATTCGGTTCCTACAGAATTTAAAAAGGAAATGAGTAGCGGGAACTTAACGAGTACATTTAATCAag ATTTTAAGTCGTTATTGGAAGATtctaatttatctaattttCATTCTAATAATGACAAAAAACTTTCACCTCGCACTTCAATAATTAATGTCGAACATAATCGAGAGAATAAGTCTGTTAATTCAAAAAACGAAGAAGTAGGAAAGAACGAtattaaaaaagaagaaaatgttTCTTATAAAGACAAATCCGAAACTTTTATACAAGACATTTCGAATTTACAACGATCTGAATCTCAATTAAATA ATGTTGTGATAGGTAAAAGTACAGAGGAACTGTGCAATTGTATCGTTGGTATGTCAAGAGAGACTGACATTGAACTGTTAAACAAAAGCGATAGATGGTTAATATGTTCGTTGAGCGTAAATCAAATTCAAGGGGATAAGAAATATGTTAAACTCACGTTACCAAAAGACGTGATTCTTATTAAACCGGACGCGGAACAACACGCCAAG ATCGCCGTAACGGTAGTGAAAATGAGTAAACCAATTATAGCAGTTATAAACATAACAGTATCGGACATGGTAACCAGATCCGAATGGGTTATGAAACACATAATTTGTTTCAAGCCCGAGGAGCTTAATATAAACGTCTTGAACCCTTCTCAAAAAAGAGAATTCGATTTtcaatctatcgttgaaaatagtaCGGCTGTTCTACCCGTTACGATCAACAATAAAAACAGCATCGATGTTTCTATTAAACTCGCTATATTACAG GATGAACCGTTAGTATTCGGTCTAGAAAATTCCAACGAAATGCAACGCGTGATCATTAAACCTCAGGACACGTTAACCATGAATATACAGTGTAAAGGTATCTTGCCAAAGAACACGAAAGCCCAACGATTTTTACAACGTTACGAAGGCAATTTAATAATTCAGGTGGAAAACGGTCCTGACGATACCATAATGATCAAGGAAATTCCTCTTGTCGTGCAAGTAGGAATTTGTAAGATACAAGTAATCGATACAGATTTACCATTGATCCTTCCCAACAAGCAAAGTAAACCGTTGACTGTGATCAACGCCGGCAACATGTCGGTGACAATATCCGCCACGTTTACGCAAGACACCGAGATCGAGAAAGCCACGAAATGTTTTTCAGTTCAGCCCGAAAATATATGTCTGCGGCCTAACGAAACTGGTTGTTTCTTTATTACGTACAAACAACAAAATTTGAACGTTTCAAAAAT GCACGCGAAGATCAAGTTATTGGCTGCCAGCAATGTATATCATTATTCTTTAATCGGAGAATCGAACGCTTGCGCTGAAGCGGAAACTGAGAACTTTCCTCGTTGCGAGACGCCTCAATATTTATCGTCCGTTAGTTCTCCGTCGTCTCCGAACAGCGTGACTTCAAATAA ATCTGGAATATCCGGGAGAAATTCGCCTCTTAGTTCGGTGTCGGGTTCGACTGTTGCCGGTGATAAAATTCCCATACGAACCACCCACGCTGCCCTGGTGTGGAACAGCGTGAAGACTGGCAAATCGGATATTAAGGAATTTACCATTCGCAACACGAGCAACAACAAAATTAAGATTCAAGCCGTTATATCGGACAACGATAAGAATTTTCGG TTCCTTCGCGAACGACAAGCCGTTGGCACAACCATTGTATTAATTTTACAAGGTTCAGAGAGCAGAACGCTGTCTGTCGTATTTAGTCCCCATCATCTGGGCGCAGCCACCGGCAAAATAATATTTAGACACTATGAACCTAGGAGGGAAGATAACGAATCTCGTCCGACAAAAGCG TTGTTTTTATACGGTTACGGTGGTTACAGCAGGGTCGAATTTTTTGAGGCATTCAAGGACACGAGCGGAAAAATGTGGTTGTCGCTCGGTACTTTAAATTCCGGCGGTTCTTTGAATTCGAAGATCAAATTACAAAACACGGGGGATCTGTGTTCAtacgttaaaataaaattaacgccAAAAG CCGTGTATCCTACTATGGTCTCGAGTTGGCAAGTGAATCCAACCGAGTTACTGTTGAATCCGAAAGAAATTCAATGGGTGACTTTGGAATTTCAACCGCGTAAAGAAGATTTAGCACTCTTGCAACGCTCGGATGTATCTCACGTAGGAACAGTAATAATCACTCACGGAGACGAACCTTCGCGTTGGCGAATTCGTAG ACTGTACAACAAAATGAAGGAAACCGGTGAACTAAACGGAAATGAAAACGAAGCGTTTAGAAACATACTTCACCCGATATGCAAAGCTTTCCCTGGGGAGCAGTTAATGCCGGACATAAATGTTATTCGTGATTCAGTG CAAAACCTTGGGGACCTTTGCCGAGGAATACGTCAACATGAGATATTGTTGACGATGGAAGTGTGTGCCGACGAAACGTTGTCTGTTCTCCAGGACAACGCAGACGAATCGCAAATGTTTTACTCTCTTTGTAGCGATAATAGCCATGTATACGAAGGACACGGCGAAAGCTTTTTACCCTCCGA AACGTTCGTAGGGAATTGTGTCCACGCTAATACTAGCAATGTTACGGCCAGTCCGTCCACTGTAATTTTAACTCCACCGATAAGAACAGAAGCAATCGTGACGATCAGAAGTTCTTCTACCGTGGCAGAGCCATTCGAAACTTGTTTGTCGAATACGGAATACTTAAGCGTCGTTCCTACGGAGGGCATGATACCCACGAGAAGAGACTtccaattaaaaattcaatGCAAAACGAGGATGGAACGCAGTATTAATGCAGTACTTGAAATTTATACAGAGAATAACAAGCTAGATGTACAGATAAAAGTAAACGTTAAACGACCGTAA
- the Spd-2 gene encoding spindle defective 2 isoform X1 has protein sequence MFTPSKPTGANFLDLTLLNTPQPQATSTVQRKNTLESKYLENCNNEITYKQSEIRKDDVVQKPDDSSLGILNNISSFLAEVSNMDDMERQSENKLEAERELARKLLQRCSDLKKTSPIYETNKENNANIQNMSDNVLSSITIDPGQSVCSNKVNFQNENTSHSANNKASSIAFVPNEISARSSGLSRSSEKQLSSLSDKNVNAITFDSTTAELMAQFNNEEFHSASGMASQLLADDLSWQQNYSYALPTAEKEYLNLSCFSGIIGELDLSVESRAGRKVSVDEYFKRKCGAFGELSHDGVERPSLGLSVNSPKRTGQLIPLVDNTIITEVTGSSAGSFIAKDSAPSIKSNVTKDIEEQSIMSLTCIAQALQDIDNNTPRKLVDQLIMAKKKKKPIQIQDVDKSRDTYTFSPSKRKSMPATPNTKIDNFEKDLELLNLPSKLSLDSKTANEIMAVKHSVPTEFKKEMSSGNLTSTFNQDFKSLLEDSNLSNFHSNNDKKLSPRTSIINVEHNRENKSVNSKNEEVGKNDIKKEENVSYKDKSETFIQDISNLQRSESQLNNVVIGKSTEELCNCIVGMSRETDIELLNKSDRWLICSLSVNQIQGDKKYVKLTLPKDVILIKPDAEQHAKIAVTVVKMSKPIIAVINITVSDMVTRSEWVMKHIICFKPEELNINVLNPSQKREFDFQSIVENSTAVLPVTINNKNSIDVSIKLAILQDEPLVFGLENSNEMQRVIIKPQDTLTMNIQCKGILPKNTKAQRFLQRYEGNLIIQVENGPDDTIMIKEIPLVVQVGICKIQVIDTDLPLILPNKQSKPLTVINAGNMSVTISATFTQDTEIEKATKCFSVQPENICLRPNETGCFFITYKQQNLNVSKMHAKIKLLAASNVYHYSLIGESNACAEAETENFPRCETPQYLSSVSSPSSPNSVTSNKSGISGRNSPLSSVSGSTVAGDKIPIRTTHAALVWNSVKTGKSDIKEFTIRNTSNNKIKIQAVISDNDKNFRFLRERQAVGTTIVLILQGSESRTLSVVFSPHHLGAATGKIIFRHYEPRREDNESRPTKALFLYGYGGYSRVEFFEAFKDTSGKMWLSLGTLNSGGSLNSKIKLQNTGDLCSYVKIKLTPKAVYPTMVSSWQVNPTELLLNPKEIQWVTLEFQPRKEDLALLQRSDVSHVGTVIITHGDEPSRWRIRRLYNKMKETGELNGNENEAFRNILHPICKAFPGEQLMPDINVIRDSVQNLGDLCRGIRQHEILLTMEVCADETLSVLQDNADESQMFYSLCSDNSHVYEGHGESFLPSETFVGNCVHANTSNVTASPSTVILTPPIRTEAIVTIRSSSTVAEPFETCLSNTEYLSVVPTEGMIPTRRDFQLKIQCKTRMERSINAVLEIYTENNKLDVQIKVNVKRP, from the exons ATGTTTACACCGTCGAAGCCCACAGGGGCGAATTTCCTGGACCTGACTTTGTTAAACACTCCGCAACCGCAAGCGACTTCGACCGTTCAAAGGAAAAACAC ATTGGAAAGCAAGTATCTCGAGAATTGCAATAATGAAATTACGTATAAACAGTCTGAGATACGGAAGGATGATGTAGTACAAAAACCCGATGATTCGTCTCTGGGTATACTCAATAATATATCTTCCT TTCTAGCCGAAGTGAGTAACATGGATGATATGGAGAGacaaagcgaaaataaattagaagcgGAACGTGAACTTGCCAGGAAACTACTTCAGAGATGCAGTGACTTAAAGAAGACATCTCCTATATATG AGACGAACAAGGAGAACAATGCAAACATTCAAAACATGTCTGACAATGTATTGTCATCGATCACTATTGATCCGGGTCAGTCGGTATGTTCCAACAAAGTGAATTTCCAGAATGAAAATACATCGCATTCGGCGAACAATAAAGCAAGCAGC aTCGCTTTTGTTCCAAACGAGATAAGTGCCCGTTCGTCTGGGTTGAGCAGGAGTTCAGAGAAACAGTTATCATCGTTATCGGATAAAAATGTAAATGCGATTACATTTGATTCGACTACTGCCGAATTAATGGCTCAATTCAACAACGAAGAATTTCATTCTGCTTCTGGGATGGCTAGTCAATTGTTAGCCGACGATCTATCCTGGCAGCAGAATTACTCTTACGCTCTTCCGACCGCCGAAaaggaatatttaaatttatcgtGTTTCTCGGGTATCATCGGTGAACTGGATTTATCAGTAGA ATCTCGTGCCGGGCGCAAAGTATCAGTGGACGAATATTTCAAACGTAAATGTGGAGCATTCGGGGAATTATCGCACGATGGGGTTGAAAGACCGAGTTTAGGACTATCTGTAAATAGTCCTAAAAGAACGGGTCAACTTATACCATTGGTCGATAACACCATAATAACAGAAG TTACAGGGTCCTCGGCTGGATCATTTATTGCAAAGGATAGCGCTCCATCGATTAAATCAAACGTaacgaaagatatagaagaacagAGCATTATGAGTTTAACTTGCATCGCTCAAGCGTTACAAGATATCGATAACAATACACCGCGAAAATTAGTGGATCAACTTATAAtggcaaagaaaaagaaaaagccaATCCAGATACAAGATGTGGATAAATCTAGAGACACTTACACGTTTTCGCCGTCAAAACGAAAATCTATGCCCGCCACTCCCAATACAAAAATCGATAATTTCGAGAAAGATTTGGAGCTGTTAAATCTTCCATCAAAACTGTCTCTAGATAGTAAGACTGCGAATGAAATAATGGCGGTTAAACATTCGGTTCCTACAGAATTTAAAAAGGAAATGAGTAGCGGGAACTTAACGAGTACATTTAATCAag ATTTTAAGTCGTTATTGGAAGATtctaatttatctaattttCATTCTAATAATGACAAAAAACTTTCACCTCGCACTTCAATAATTAATGTCGAACATAATCGAGAGAATAAGTCTGTTAATTCAAAAAACGAAGAAGTAGGAAAGAACGAtattaaaaaagaagaaaatgttTCTTATAAAGACAAATCCGAAACTTTTATACAAGACATTTCGAATTTACAACGATCTGAATCTCAATTAAATA ATGTTGTGATAGGTAAAAGTACAGAGGAACTGTGCAATTGTATCGTTGGTATGTCAAGAGAGACTGACATTGAACTGTTAAACAAAAGCGATAGATGGTTAATATGTTCGTTGAGCGTAAATCAAATTCAAGGGGATAAGAAATATGTTAAACTCACGTTACCAAAAGACGTGATTCTTATTAAACCGGACGCGGAACAACACGCCAAG ATCGCCGTAACGGTAGTGAAAATGAGTAAACCAATTATAGCAGTTATAAACATAACAGTATCGGACATGGTAACCAGATCCGAATGGGTTATGAAACACATAATTTGTTTCAAGCCCGAGGAGCTTAATATAAACGTCTTGAACCCTTCTCAAAAAAGAGAATTCGATTTtcaatctatcgttgaaaatagtaCGGCTGTTCTACCCGTTACGATCAACAATAAAAACAGCATCGATGTTTCTATTAAACTCGCTATATTACAG GATGAACCGTTAGTATTCGGTCTAGAAAATTCCAACGAAATGCAACGCGTGATCATTAAACCTCAGGACACGTTAACCATGAATATACAGTGTAAAGGTATCTTGCCAAAGAACACGAAAGCCCAACGATTTTTACAACGTTACGAAGGCAATTTAATAATTCAGGTGGAAAACGGTCCTGACGATACCATAATGATCAAGGAAATTCCTCTTGTCGTGCAAGTAGGAATTTGTAAGATACAAGTAATCGATACAGATTTACCATTGATCCTTCCCAACAAGCAAAGTAAACCGTTGACTGTGATCAACGCCGGCAACATGTCGGTGACAATATCCGCCACGTTTACGCAAGACACCGAGATCGAGAAAGCCACGAAATGTTTTTCAGTTCAGCCCGAAAATATATGTCTGCGGCCTAACGAAACTGGTTGTTTCTTTATTACGTACAAACAACAAAATTTGAACGTTTCAAAAAT GCACGCGAAGATCAAGTTATTGGCTGCCAGCAATGTATATCATTATTCTTTAATCGGAGAATCGAACGCTTGCGCTGAAGCGGAAACTGAGAACTTTCCTCGTTGCGAGACGCCTCAATATTTATCGTCCGTTAGTTCTCCGTCGTCTCCGAACAGCGTGACTTCAAATAA ATCTGGAATATCCGGGAGAAATTCGCCTCTTAGTTCGGTGTCGGGTTCGACTGTTGCCGGTGATAAAATTCCCATACGAACCACCCACGCTGCCCTGGTGTGGAACAGCGTGAAGACTGGCAAATCGGATATTAAGGAATTTACCATTCGCAACACGAGCAACAACAAAATTAAGATTCAAGCCGTTATATCGGACAACGATAAGAATTTTCGG TTCCTTCGCGAACGACAAGCCGTTGGCACAACCATTGTATTAATTTTACAAGGTTCAGAGAGCAGAACGCTGTCTGTCGTATTTAGTCCCCATCATCTGGGCGCAGCCACCGGCAAAATAATATTTAGACACTATGAACCTAGGAGGGAAGATAACGAATCTCGTCCGACAAAAGCG TTGTTTTTATACGGTTACGGTGGTTACAGCAGGGTCGAATTTTTTGAGGCATTCAAGGACACGAGCGGAAAAATGTGGTTGTCGCTCGGTACTTTAAATTCCGGCGGTTCTTTGAATTCGAAGATCAAATTACAAAACACGGGGGATCTGTGTTCAtacgttaaaataaaattaacgccAAAAG CCGTGTATCCTACTATGGTCTCGAGTTGGCAAGTGAATCCAACCGAGTTACTGTTGAATCCGAAAGAAATTCAATGGGTGACTTTGGAATTTCAACCGCGTAAAGAAGATTTAGCACTCTTGCAACGCTCGGATGTATCTCACGTAGGAACAGTAATAATCACTCACGGAGACGAACCTTCGCGTTGGCGAATTCGTAG ACTGTACAACAAAATGAAGGAAACCGGTGAACTAAACGGAAATGAAAACGAAGCGTTTAGAAACATACTTCACCCGATATGCAAAGCTTTCCCTGGGGAGCAGTTAATGCCGGACATAAATGTTATTCGTGATTCAGTG CAAAACCTTGGGGACCTTTGCCGAGGAATACGTCAACATGAGATATTGTTGACGATGGAAGTGTGTGCCGACGAAACGTTGTCTGTTCTCCAGGACAACGCAGACGAATCGCAAATGTTTTACTCTCTTTGTAGCGATAATAGCCATGTATACGAAGGACACGGCGAAAGCTTTTTACCCTCCGA AACGTTCGTAGGGAATTGTGTCCACGCTAATACTAGCAATGTTACGGCCAGTCCGTCCACTGTAATTTTAACTCCACCGATAAGAACAGAAGCAATCGTGACGATCAGAAGTTCTTCTACCGTGGCAGAGCCATTCGAAACTTGTTTGTCGAATACGGAATACTTAAGCGTCGTTCCTACGGAGGGCATGATACCCACGAGAAGAGACTtccaattaaaaattcaatGCAAAACGAGGATGGAACGCAGTATTAATGCAGTACTTGAAATTTATACAGAGAATAACAAGCTAGATGTACAGATAAAAGTAAACGTTAAACGACCGTAA